The Cygnus olor isolate bCygOlo1 chromosome 18, bCygOlo1.pri.v2, whole genome shotgun sequence genome includes a window with the following:
- the TMEM100 gene encoding transmembrane protein 100 encodes MTNEPIKEILGTPKHPEPVTTEKSNNNDCVITTIPLVSECQLTAATGGAELSCYRCTIPFGVVILIAGIVVTAVAYSFNSHGSIISVFGLVLLSSGLLLLASSAVCWKIRQQNKKAKRRESQTALVAHQRTLFG; translated from the coding sequence ATGACAAACGAACCTATTAAAGAGATCCTGGGCACTCCAAAGCATCCTGAGCCTGTAACCACGGAGAAAAGTAATAACAATGACTGCGTGATAACCACCATCCCCCTTGTTAGCGAATGCCAGCTGACTGCAGCCACAGGGGGAGCAGAACTCTCCTGCTACCGCTGCACCATTCCCTTCGGCGTGGTTATCCTCATAGCCGGCATCGTGGTTACTGCTGTGGCATACAGCTTCAATTCCCATGGATCAATCATCTCAGTGTTTGGACTAGTCCTCTTGTCATCAGGACTCCTTTTGTTGGCTTCTAGTGCAGTGTGCTGGAAAATCAGGcagcaaaacaagaaagcaaagaggCGGGAGAGCCAGACAGCACTTGTGGCACATCAGCGAACCTTGTTTGGTTAA